In Asterias rubens chromosome 17, eAstRub1.3, whole genome shotgun sequence, a genomic segment contains:
- the LOC117301745 gene encoding nociceptin receptor-like — protein sequence MGSLGILGNGFVCFVMLRYRKVFNSTTNKLIIHQSCVDLIGSCVFLVGRFAHMGVVPDSFLGRLYCHVWWSEWPQYAMFVTSTWNLVAISVERYLAICRPVWYRNVFTPRRLKLVFLGVWMMGWVQDSHLAMVTHYDSKILGCDFSWPSSEIRAVGGVLVFLHEFVIPMVIMVSSYSLIIRKLRQRAQAHGRDNNTSAQETFSKANRNVTQTVVLLTVSFFICWGPTETNYLLINLGLHQPVNIYEDIYYRVTGGIVVINLCISPFIYCFTYERFQKQVKEMVGRRTRRVDDTSGSNLNGGSNST from the coding sequence ATGGGCAGCCTTGGCATACTCGGCAATGGGTTTGTTTGCTTCGTCATGCTTCGCTACAGGAAAGTTTTCAACTCCACCACAAACAAACTAATCATCCACCAATCCTGTGTAGATCTCATCGGGTCGTGTGTGTTCCTGGTTGGGAGATTCGCCCACATGGGTGTCGTACCAGACAGTTTTCTCGGCCGGCTCTACTGCCACGTCTGGTGGTCAGAATGGCCGCAGTACGCGATGTTTGTGACATCCACGTGGAACCTAGTCGCCATATCGGTAGAGCGTTACCTCGCAATCTGCCGACCCGTTTGGTATCGAAATGTTTTCACCCCTCGGAGGTTGAAGCTCGTCTTCCTGGGTGTTTGGATGATGGGCTGGGTGCAGGATTCCCACCTGGCCATGGTCACCCACTATGACAGCAAGATTCTAGGCTGTGATTTTTCCTGGCCCAGCTCTGAGATTCGGGCCGTTGGGGGCGTCTTGGTGTTCCTACACGAGTTTGTGATTCCCATGGTCATTATGGTATCGAGCTACTCTCTTATAATCCGGAAGCTCCGTCAGAGGGCGCAGGCTCACGGCAGAGACAACAACACCAGTGCTCAGGAGACGTTCTCTAAAGCCAATCGTAACGTTACACAGACAGTTGTATTGTTGACCGTCTCCTTTTTCATTTGCTGGGGTCCGACTGAGACCAACTACCTGTTGATCAATCTGGGTTTGCATCAACCAGTTAACATTTACGAAGACATCTATTATCGAGTGACAGGAGGCATTGTTGTCATTAACTTGTGCATCAGTCCCTTCATCTACTGCTTCACGTACGAACGGTTTCAGAAACAGGTCAAAGAGATGGTCGGTCGCCGTACACGTCGTGTTGACGACACTAGCGGTTCAAACCTCAATGGTGGTTCTAACTCGACCTGA
- the LOC117301747 gene encoding mu-type opioid receptor-like, translating to MESVNLTSSTSVNTFDGQLFFYYTLSSLGILGNGFVCFVMLRYRKVFNSTTNKLIIHQSCLDLIGSCVFLVERFAHMGVVPDSFLGRLYCHVWWSEWPQYGMFVASTWNLVAISVERYLAICRPVWYRNVFTPRRLKLVMMTAWMMGWVEAAHLLVVCFYDSEVLGCNVSWFSSEIQAVAGVLVFLHELVVPMSIMVLCYSLIIWKLRQRAQAHGRDNNTSAQETFSKANRNVTQTVVLVTIFFFICWSPTETNYLLFNLSVYQPVNLYEDIFYRVTGGIVVINLCINPLIYCFTYERFQKQLKEMVGRRTRRVEDTSNST from the coding sequence ATGGAGTCAGTCAATCTTACCAGTTCAACTTCGGTCAATACTTTCGACGGCCAGCTGTTTTTCTATTACACCCTGAGCAGCCTCGGCATACTCGGCAATGGATTTGTTTGCTTCGTCATGCTTCGCTACAGGAAAGTTTTCAACTCCACCACAAACAAACTAATCATCCACCAATCCTGTCTAGATCTCATCGGGTCGTGTGTGTTCCTGGTGGAGAGGTTCGCTCACATGGGTGTCGTACCAGACAGCTTTCTCGGCCGGCTCTACTGTCACGTCTGGTGGTCGGAATGGCCGCAGTACGGCATGTTTGTGGCTTCTACATGGAACCTAGTCGCCATATCAGTAGAGCGCTACCTCGCAATCTGCCGACCCGTGTGGTATCGAAATGTTTTCACCCCTCGGAGACTGAAGCTCGTCATGATGACGGCGTGGATGATGGGCTGGGTAGAAGCTGCTCATCTCTTGGTAGTCTGCTTCTATGACAGCGAGGTCCTCGGTTGCAATGTGTCCTGGTTCAGTTCAGAGATTCAGGCCGTTGCGGGCGTCTTGGTATTCCTACACGAGCTTGTGGTTCCGATGTCGATCATGGTACTTTGCTACTCTCTTATAATCTGGAAGCTCCGCCAGAGAGCACAGGCTCACGGTAGAGACAACAACACCAGCGCTCAGGAGACGTTCTCTAAAGCCAATCGTAATGTTACACAGACAGTCGTCTTGGTGACCATATTCTTCTTCATTTGCTGGAGCCCTACTGAGACCAACTATCTGTTGTTTAATCTAAGTGTGTATCAACCAGTCAACCTTTACGAAGACATCTTTTATCGAGTTACGGGAGGTATTGTTGTCATTAACTTGTGCATAAATCCTTTAATTTACTGCTTCACATACGAAAGGTTTCAGAAACAGCTGAAAGAGATGGTCGGGCGCCGCACACGACGAGTTGAGGACACTTCAAACTCGACCTGA
- the LOC117301278 gene encoding RNA-binding protein 7-like, giving the protein MGDGSRDDRTCYIRNLDDKVTEEILFELFLQAGPLVGVKRPKDQDGSLRPFAFVEFEHDISPPYARQLMDGTKLYGRNIGVQFRSGSKHNQNTQGNSPASTPPFNNRSGVQNNRSGGGPGPAPNGYQQNYPTPPQVQRAMSAPQGLLVNPNVPMGLPHEMQNAFVVGNAPFLGDRQQQQFHQMQFGGMVDGQGARQVAHDHRDSGSHHRRSSQDHQRRSYHSQGSEDERSSSRSNRQDDYHHRHGSSGRQDPRDDWRQHSGSDERRHGGYMQRHQSHQHNRSDRREHPYRR; this is encoded by the exons ATGGGTGATGGTTCACGAGATGATCGGACTTGTTACATAAGAAATCTGGACGACAAAGTTACGGAGGAAATCCTCTTTGAGTTGTTTCTTCAG GCTGGACCTCTCGTTGGCGTAAAGCGACCTAAAGATCAAGATGGCAGTCTACGCCCCTTTGCCTTTGTGGAGTTTGAGCACGACATCTCACCTCCATATGCTCGTCAGCTCATGGATGGCACCAAACTTTACGGGCGAAACATTGGCGTACAGTTCCGCAGCGGTAGTAAACACAACCAAAACACACAAGGAAACAGTCCTGCGTCAACTCCGCCCTTTAACAATCGTAGCGGAGTACAAAACAACAGGAGTGGAGGAGGACCAGGGCCGGCACCCAATGGCTATCAGCAGAACTATCCAACGCCCCCACAAGTTCAGAGAGCCATGTCTGCCCCGCAAGGTTTGCTTGTGAACCCTAACGTTCCCATGGGACTCCCCCATGAAATGCAAAATGCATTCGTGGTGGGAAATGCTCCTTTCTTGGGCGATAGACAACAGCAACAATTTCATCAAATGCAATTTGGTGGAATGGTAGATGGGCAAGGAGCGAGACAAGTTGCCCATGATCACCGAGACTCCGGGTCGCACCACAGGAGGTCGTCCCAAGATCACCAGAGGCGGTCGTACCATTCGCAGGGTTCTGAGGATGAGCGTTCATCATCGAGATCAAATCGTCAAGACGACTATCATCATCGACACGGCAGTAGCGGTCGCCAGGATCCTCGTGATGATTGGAGACAACATAGCGGCAGCGATGAGAGACGACACGGAGGTTACATGCAAAGACATCAATCACATCAGCATAATCGTTCCGATAGACGAGAACATCCATATCGGAGATAA